One window of the Tetragenococcus koreensis genome contains the following:
- the priA gene encoding primosomal protein N', protein MTLFAEVIVDVPTMQTDQPFTYIVPEELSDVIEVGMRVEVPFGEGNRHIQGFVTVLKQTSTYPEKLKPIIRMLDLSPVLNQELLALADYMKETTYAFKITCLQTMLPSVMKAEYEKKIVLKDPSHPIKQQYFSQSDEIDWQEAEKLGILKQLKKLRQENIVELRYVVKKKNKVKKIRYVNSRLTQNNGADIDQQINQRALRQKQLVELLKVNAHQPAAFYTKQGITSTVLKQGEKKGWLSFEEVEAYRDPYQGRTFKKTAALALNQEQQQAVTAVLAAEEKANDDVFLLEGITGSGKTEVYLQTISTVLDKGKTAIMLVPEIALTPQMVERFKSRLGEAVAVLHSGLSQGERYDEWRKIERGEAQVVVGARSAIFAPLENIGVIIVDEEHESSYKQDEAPRYHARDLAIWRGNYHHCPVVLGSATPSLESRARAQKNVYQLLLLRKRADPAANLPSIEVVDLKEEYERKNTSNFSQDLQNKIADRLEKKEQSVLMLNRRGYSSFVMCRDCGYVLPCPNCDISLTLHMDTKTMRCHYCGHEERIPQHCPECGSNKIRYYGTGTQKVQEELQELFPTARILRMDVDTTRRKGAHEQILQKFGAQEADILLGTQMIAKGLDYPNITLVGVLNADTALNLPDFRASEHTFQLLTQVAGRAGRAKKAGEVLIQTFNPEHHAIVLAQKQDYETFYEQEMFLRHQSSYSPYYFTVKITCSHQEEQVAAKKMFQIGQVVKTGLSPESILLGPTPASIARVKNRYQYQMVIKYKKEPALSQMLKQILNESQKDQRKGLYVAIDNEPVNFI, encoded by the coding sequence ATGACATTATTTGCTGAAGTTATTGTAGATGTGCCAACAATGCAGACGGATCAGCCGTTTACCTATATTGTGCCAGAAGAACTATCTGATGTCATTGAAGTAGGGATGCGGGTAGAAGTTCCTTTTGGCGAAGGAAATCGTCATATCCAAGGCTTTGTGACAGTATTGAAGCAAACAAGTACATATCCAGAAAAACTTAAACCAATTATCCGCATGTTAGATTTGTCTCCTGTTTTGAACCAAGAACTGTTAGCTTTAGCAGATTATATGAAAGAGACAACCTATGCTTTTAAGATCACTTGTCTTCAAACGATGTTGCCAAGCGTAATGAAAGCTGAATATGAAAAAAAAATAGTATTAAAAGATCCTTCACATCCGATTAAACAACAATATTTCTCGCAAAGCGATGAAATTGATTGGCAAGAAGCAGAAAAGTTGGGCATACTAAAGCAACTAAAGAAGCTAAGACAAGAAAATATTGTGGAGCTTCGTTATGTGGTTAAAAAGAAAAATAAGGTAAAAAAAATTCGCTATGTTAATAGCCGATTGACTCAAAATAATGGAGCAGATATTGATCAACAAATAAACCAACGAGCATTGCGTCAAAAACAACTAGTGGAATTATTAAAAGTGAATGCTCATCAGCCGGCAGCTTTTTACACTAAACAAGGGATAACTTCAACTGTATTGAAACAAGGAGAAAAGAAGGGGTGGTTATCTTTTGAAGAGGTAGAGGCCTACCGTGACCCTTATCAAGGAAGAACCTTTAAAAAGACAGCAGCACTAGCGTTAAATCAAGAGCAGCAACAGGCTGTAACAGCGGTTCTTGCAGCTGAAGAAAAGGCTAATGATGATGTATTTTTGTTAGAAGGAATCACGGGAAGCGGAAAAACAGAAGTATATCTGCAGACGATTTCAACTGTTTTGGATAAAGGCAAAACGGCGATTATGTTGGTGCCAGAAATTGCATTGACACCTCAGATGGTAGAACGTTTTAAAAGCCGCTTAGGTGAAGCAGTAGCTGTATTACACAGTGGACTAAGCCAAGGGGAACGCTATGATGAGTGGCGCAAGATTGAACGCGGCGAAGCTCAAGTAGTTGTGGGCGCTCGCTCAGCTATCTTTGCTCCACTGGAGAATATTGGTGTTATTATTGTTGACGAAGAACACGAATCTTCTTATAAACAAGATGAAGCGCCACGTTACCATGCCAGAGACTTAGCAATTTGGCGTGGAAACTACCATCATTGTCCGGTAGTACTAGGAAGTGCGACGCCTTCCTTGGAATCGCGCGCCCGTGCTCAGAAAAATGTTTATCAATTACTTTTATTGCGCAAAAGGGCAGATCCAGCTGCAAATTTACCTAGTATAGAAGTTGTTGATTTAAAAGAAGAGTATGAAAGAAAAAATACGAGTAATTTCTCGCAAGATTTACAAAATAAAATTGCTGATCGTTTGGAAAAAAAAGAGCAATCTGTCTTAATGTTAAACCGTAGAGGTTATTCTTCCTTTGTTATGTGTCGCGACTGTGGATATGTACTACCTTGTCCTAATTGCGATATTTCATTGACTTTGCATATGGATACTAAGACGATGCGCTGCCATTATTGTGGGCATGAAGAGCGGATTCCGCAGCATTGTCCAGAATGTGGGAGTAATAAAATTCGTTACTATGGTACCGGAACGCAAAAAGTACAAGAAGAATTGCAAGAATTATTTCCAACAGCTCGTATCTTGCGAATGGACGTTGATACAACACGACGAAAGGGTGCACATGAACAAATTTTACAAAAGTTTGGCGCTCAAGAAGCAGATATTTTACTAGGGACTCAAATGATTGCTAAAGGATTAGATTATCCCAATATTACTTTGGTTGGTGTATTGAATGCAGATACGGCCTTGAATCTGCCTGATTTTCGTGCAAGTGAGCATACATTTCAGTTGTTGACACAAGTCGCAGGTCGTGCTGGACGAGCTAAAAAAGCGGGAGAAGTGCTTATTCAGACTTTTAATCCTGAACATCACGCGATTGTTTTAGCACAAAAACAAGATTATGAAACTTTTTACGAACAAGAAATGTTTTTGCGGCATCAAAGCAGTTATTCACCTTATTATTTTACCGTGAAAATCACCTGTAGCCACCAAGAAGAACAAGTAGCTGCTAAAAAAATGTTTCAAA
- the rpoZ gene encoding DNA-directed RNA polymerase subunit omega: MMLKPSIDSLLESVNSKYSLVLLASKRAHELDEGANPTLDQFDSVKNVGKALEEIDAQTVVNDPNPELKRARLQMQEEEKQAQKEQEQKDLEDRIREDNRS; encoded by the coding sequence ATGATGTTAAAACCTTCAATCGATTCATTACTCGAATCGGTTAATTCCAAGTATTCATTGGTACTATTGGCTAGTAAACGCGCTCATGAATTAGATGAGGGTGCAAATCCAACTTTAGATCAGTTTGATTCAGTTAAAAATGTTGGGAAAGCCTTAGAAGAAATTGATGCACAAACGGTCGTCAATGATCCAAATCCTGAATTAAAACGTGCTAGATTACAAATGCAAGAAGAAGAAAAACAAGCACAAAAAGAACAGGAACAAAAGGACTTAGAAGATCGTATCCGCGAAGATAATAGATCTTAA
- the gmk gene encoding guanylate kinase, which produces MTERGLLIVLSGPSGVGKGTVRKAIFDSEDNDFQYSISMTTRNQRIGEIEGEDYYFRTKKEFEQMIKKGQMLEYAEYVGNYYGTPLPYVQKTLDKGKDVFLEIEVQGALQVKEKVPDGVFIFLTPPDLAELRLRITGRGTDSEDTIDERMKVAREEIEMMASYDYAVVNDEVPKAVERIKSIISSEHFRVERVIGKYRKMLEEL; this is translated from the coding sequence ATGACAGAGCGGGGATTATTGATTGTTTTATCTGGTCCTTCCGGAGTCGGAAAAGGAACAGTTCGCAAAGCAATATTTGATAGTGAAGATAATGACTTTCAATATTCGATTTCTATGACCACCCGCAACCAGCGGATCGGAGAAATTGAGGGAGAAGACTATTACTTTCGCACAAAAAAAGAATTCGAGCAGATGATTAAAAAAGGACAGATGCTGGAATACGCTGAATATGTAGGTAATTACTATGGTACACCTTTACCTTACGTACAAAAAACGTTGGATAAAGGCAAGGATGTTTTTTTAGAAATTGAAGTTCAGGGAGCTTTGCAGGTGAAAGAAAAAGTGCCAGATGGGGTGTTTATCTTTTTAACGCCACCTGATTTGGCCGAGTTACGTTTGAGAATCACCGGCCGTGGTACTGATTCAGAGGATACCATCGATGAGCGTATGAAAGTTGCAAGAGAAGAGATTGAAATGATGGCTTCTTATGATTATGCAGTCGTCAATGATGAAGTGCCCAAGGCAGTAGAAAGAATTAAAAGTATTATTTCAAGTGAACATTTTCGAGTCGAACGTGTCATTGGAAAATATAGAAAAATGTTAGAGGAGTTGTAA